The following are encoded together in the Mesotoga sp. Brook.08.105.5.1 genome:
- a CDS encoding ABC transporter substrate-binding protein gives MKKALVLMILVVFVLSAFAMAAEKIKIGVAIPSADHGWTGGIVWWAQRAIKDWNEKDPDVEFFLVTADSPAKQVGDVEDLMVKGIDALVILAHDSEPLTPIVEKAYNSGVFIVSVDRGLTKPVENVYVAGDNPGLGRVSAEWMAEALDYKGDIVVLEGIPCVINSERVDAFNEVMAKYPDIRILDSQPAYWDTARGLEIMENYLQKYPKIDAVWAQDDDVLVGVLQAYRESGRNDIKLFLGGAGSKEMIKKIIDNDPLVKADVTYPPSMIATGISMAVFAMRGHPLEGFYQQQIPSKIILAAELITAENAELYYEPDSIF, from the coding sequence GTGAAAAAGGCATTAGTTCTCATGATCCTTGTAGTGTTTGTACTCTCGGCTTTTGCAATGGCTGCCGAGAAGATTAAGATTGGTGTCGCCATCCCGAGTGCAGATCACGGCTGGACAGGTGGAATAGTATGGTGGGCACAGAGGGCAATAAAGGACTGGAACGAAAAGGATCCCGATGTTGAGTTCTTCCTAGTCACTGCCGATTCACCCGCGAAACAGGTTGGAGATGTTGAAGACCTCATGGTAAAGGGCATCGATGCTCTTGTAATTCTTGCTCATGACTCCGAACCACTCACGCCGATAGTTGAGAAAGCGTACAACAGCGGGGTATTTATTGTCTCCGTCGACAGAGGTCTCACCAAGCCTGTCGAAAACGTGTACGTTGCCGGCGATAACCCGGGACTTGGAAGGGTCTCCGCCGAGTGGATGGCAGAAGCTCTTGATTACAAAGGCGATATAGTGGTTCTTGAAGGCATTCCATGTGTAATAAACAGCGAAAGAGTCGACGCATTTAATGAAGTAATGGCTAAGTATCCAGACATAAGAATTCTCGATTCCCAGCCCGCTTACTGGGATACAGCCCGCGGACTGGAAATCATGGAAAACTATCTCCAGAAATACCCAAAGATCGACGCCGTTTGGGCACAGGATGACGACGTTCTCGTTGGAGTTCTTCAAGCCTACAGGGAGTCAGGAAGAAATGATATCAAGCTCTTCCTCGGTGGCGCCGGATCAAAGGAAATGATAAAGAAGATCATCGACAATGACCCTCTCGTGAAAGCAGATGTTACATATCCGCCGTCAATGATCGCTACCGGTATTTCGATGGCTGTATTCGCAATGAGGGGCCATCCACTGGAAGGATTCTACCAGCAGCAGATTCCTTCTAAGATAATTCTCGCCGCAGAGCTTATTACAGCTGAAAACGCTGAACTCTACTACGAACCTGATTCGATATTCTAG
- a CDS encoding ABC transporter permease: MARENVRRRFEYEKFGPLIALAILFVISAFASPYFLQTQNLLNILRQVSYTGIIALGMTFVIISGGIDLSVGSMVALVGGIVILALNWLLGVFGASGEPWAIFFALLIGLGFGAGLGALNGLMVTLGKIAPFIATLGTMAIFRSMALYIGSAGVFRSQSRLFPDLGMGRILGIPNPVIVFISLAVVFAIILNKTRYGRYLCAVGSNPKVAKYSAIKVNLTRFMSYVAVGITVGFSAVFLSARLNSMSSTNGGLNYELDAIAAVIIGGTPMTGGSGSIFGTVIGAITLGIINNMLNMLGVSPYLQGTVKGVVIIGAVLIQRKRAQ, translated from the coding sequence ATGGCAAGAGAGAATGTCCGTAGACGATTCGAATACGAGAAGTTTGGTCCGTTAATAGCTCTTGCGATTCTGTTCGTGATATCCGCTTTCGCCAGCCCGTATTTTCTTCAGACTCAGAATCTTCTAAATATTTTGAGGCAGGTTTCTTATACTGGAATCATAGCGCTAGGTATGACCTTTGTTATAATTTCGGGAGGAATCGATCTTTCGGTCGGCTCGATGGTTGCACTGGTCGGTGGAATTGTTATCCTTGCACTGAACTGGCTTCTGGGAGTGTTTGGTGCAAGCGGGGAACCATGGGCCATATTCTTTGCCCTTCTCATCGGGCTGGGTTTCGGTGCTGGACTTGGAGCTCTTAACGGATTGATGGTCACCCTTGGCAAGATAGCACCTTTCATTGCTACTCTAGGTACCATGGCCATATTCAGATCGATGGCGTTGTATATAGGAAGTGCCGGTGTATTCAGATCGCAGAGTAGGCTCTTCCCGGATCTTGGAATGGGGAGAATTCTAGGAATTCCGAACCCGGTTATCGTTTTCATAAGTCTTGCGGTGGTCTTTGCCATAATACTCAATAAGACACGTTATGGTAGGTACCTTTGTGCTGTAGGCTCCAATCCGAAAGTCGCAAAGTATTCTGCAATAAAGGTAAATCTAACGAGATTCATGTCATACGTAGCAGTCGGAATAACCGTAGGATTCTCCGCTGTCTTTCTCTCGGCCAGATTGAATTCTATGAGTTCCACTAACGGCGGTCTCAATTATGAACTTGATGCCATTGCAGCAGTCATAATCGGCGGAACACCTATGACAGGTGGTTCGGGTTCGATTTTTGGAACCGTAATCGGAGCGATCACTCTCGGAATAATAAACAACATGCTGAACATGCTGGGAGTCTCACCGTATCTGCAAGGAACGGTCAAGGGAGTAGTAATAATTGGCGCGGTCTTGATACAGAGAAAGAGAGCTCAATAA
- a CDS encoding sugar ABC transporter ATP-binding protein — translation MGDALIKTQGISKEFSGVRVLDNIDIEINKGEIFGIIGENGAGKSTLVKILSGIYTPTEGKVFFEDNEVDIKDPLHAKAIGISMIPQEFNLINELNVYENIFLGSEITRKGFLNKREMKKRTVSLLEELKKSIHPEEKIERLSVAQKQMVEIAKAIAFNSKLLIMDEPTTVLTLNEIETLFDLMRNLKESGVTIIYISHKLKEVKEICDRVMVLRDGKTISISQADEADEEEMARRMVGRELSQVFPEKVSPSEEIVFEVEGLSLHGLLEDISFGLRKGEILGFAGLVGAGRTELAETIIGIRKKDSGKISINGKSVEIRSPIDAVKNKIAYLSEDRQGSGILTSFDMIKNTTLISLPSYSKILINNKLEKEKTKKYVDKFNIRAASLKTRLEFFSGGNQQKVSLAKSLDPEPEIFIFDEPTRGIDVNAKREIYRFINELVREGVSCILISSELEEIMGMCNRVIVMREGRIMGILEGEHINEEEIMLHATGLKGVA, via the coding sequence ATGGGTGATGCCCTAATAAAGACCCAAGGAATTTCAAAGGAATTCTCAGGAGTCAGAGTTCTCGACAATATAGACATCGAGATAAACAAGGGAGAAATCTTTGGGATAATCGGAGAAAATGGCGCCGGTAAGTCTACGCTTGTCAAGATTCTCAGTGGAATCTACACACCCACAGAGGGAAAGGTCTTCTTTGAGGATAATGAAGTAGATATCAAGGACCCCTTGCATGCAAAAGCGATAGGCATCTCCATGATTCCACAGGAATTCAATCTGATCAACGAACTCAACGTCTACGAAAATATCTTTCTAGGCAGCGAAATTACTCGTAAGGGCTTTCTTAACAAGAGAGAGATGAAGAAGAGGACTGTCTCGCTTCTGGAGGAACTCAAGAAATCAATACATCCCGAGGAAAAGATTGAAAGGCTAAGCGTAGCCCAAAAGCAGATGGTTGAAATAGCAAAGGCAATTGCTTTTAATTCTAAGCTATTGATAATGGATGAACCGACAACAGTCTTAACTCTAAATGAGATCGAGACCCTCTTTGACCTAATGAGAAATCTTAAAGAAAGCGGTGTCACGATCATCTACATATCTCACAAACTTAAGGAAGTCAAAGAGATCTGCGATAGGGTTATGGTTCTGAGAGATGGAAAGACGATTAGCATCAGTCAAGCTGACGAGGCAGATGAAGAAGAAATGGCGAGGAGGATGGTTGGTCGTGAACTGAGCCAGGTCTTTCCCGAGAAGGTTTCACCCTCTGAAGAGATTGTCTTTGAAGTTGAGGGTCTATCTTTGCATGGCCTTCTGGAAGACATTTCCTTCGGCCTTCGCAAAGGTGAGATTCTCGGCTTTGCTGGTCTGGTGGGCGCCGGAAGGACTGAGCTTGCCGAGACGATCATTGGCATCAGAAAGAAAGACTCCGGCAAGATCAGCATCAACGGAAAATCAGTCGAGATTAGATCTCCTATCGATGCCGTGAAGAACAAAATAGCTTACTTGTCTGAAGACCGCCAGGGAAGCGGAATCCTCACTTCGTTCGACATGATAAAGAACACCACCCTCATTTCACTGCCTTCCTACTCTAAGATACTTATCAACAACAAGTTGGAGAAGGAAAAGACAAAGAAGTACGTTGACAAGTTCAACATCAGGGCAGCATCTCTGAAGACGAGGCTGGAGTTCTTCAGCGGTGGTAATCAGCAGAAAGTGTCTCTCGCCAAATCCCTCGATCCGGAGCCCGAAATATTCATCTTTGACGAACCCACAAGAGGAATTGACGTTAACGCGAAGAGAGAAATATACAGATTCATAAACGAGCTAGTTAGGGAAGGTGTATCCTGTATTCTGATCTCCTCTGAACTTGAAGAAATCATGGGCATGTGTAATCGCGTGATCGTTATGAGAGAAGGGAGGATTATGGGAATCCTTGAAGGAGAACATATCAATGAAGAGGAGATAATGCTTCACGCCACTGGACTCAAGGGGGTTGCTTAG
- a CDS encoding sugar phosphate isomerase/epimerase codes for MGKRPVTLFTGQWADLTFEEICEKASSWGYDGLEIACWGDHMNLEMAAKDPKYVDERRRILERHNLKCWAIGAHLMGQCVGDLYDVRLDGFAPASCGGSPEKIRAWGIEQMMYAPTAAKNMGCYTVTGFTGSPVWKFWYSFPQTTEKMVEDAYQEIVDLWTPIFDKFDAEGITFALEVHPTEIAFDYYTAKRLLEVFNYRKTLGFNFDPSHLIWQGVKPHLFVRDFAERIYHVHMKDAAVTLDGKAGILGSMMTFGDTRRGWNFRSLGHGDVDFEEIIRELNNIGYSGPLSVEWEDSGMEREFGAKEAADFVRKVDFEPSNVAFDDAMRS; via the coding sequence ATGGGAAAAAGACCAGTTACATTATTTACAGGCCAGTGGGCCGATCTCACTTTCGAAGAAATCTGTGAAAAGGCCAGTTCATGGGGATATGATGGTTTGGAGATAGCATGTTGGGGCGATCATATGAATCTCGAAATGGCTGCGAAGGACCCAAAGTACGTCGATGAAAGAAGGCGAATCCTCGAAAGACACAATCTGAAGTGCTGGGCCATCGGAGCACACCTAATGGGGCAATGTGTAGGTGATCTGTACGATGTCAGACTCGACGGCTTCGCACCGGCAAGCTGTGGAGGAAGTCCGGAAAAGATTCGAGCATGGGGTATCGAGCAAATGATGTACGCACCAACGGCCGCGAAGAACATGGGCTGTTACACAGTGACCGGCTTTACGGGTTCTCCCGTATGGAAGTTCTGGTATTCATTCCCCCAGACAACGGAGAAAATGGTGGAAGATGCTTATCAAGAGATAGTTGATCTCTGGACGCCGATTTTCGATAAGTTTGACGCCGAAGGAATTACCTTCGCTCTCGAAGTTCATCCCACTGAGATTGCATTCGATTATTACACTGCCAAGAGGTTGCTGGAAGTATTCAATTACAGAAAAACGCTCGGGTTCAATTTCGATCCAAGCCACCTCATCTGGCAGGGAGTCAAACCCCACCTTTTCGTAAGGGACTTCGCTGAAAGAATCTATCATGTACACATGAAGGACGCCGCAGTGACCCTCGACGGCAAAGCCGGAATTTTAGGATCAATGATGACCTTCGGTGACACTAGACGCGGATGGAACTTCAGGTCGCTCGGTCACGGTGACGTTGATTTTGAAGAGATAATTAGAGAACTGAATAACATAGGTTATAGCGGCCCCTTATCAGTAGAATGGGAAGACAGCGGAATGGAAAGAGAGTTCGGAGCGAAAGAAGCAGCCGATTTTGTGAGAAAAGTTGACTTTGAGCCTTCAAACGTCGCTTTTGACGATGCAATGAGAAGTTGA
- a CDS encoding Gfo/Idh/MocA family oxidoreductase: MIEGKEVSSAGQLRYGMVGGGEGSFIGDVHRKAIAMDGLAQLVAGCFSIDYEDTIRTAKKLGVTDDRVYKDYEEMAERESSREDCIDFVSICTPNVTHYPIAKRFLEANINVVCEKPLTVDESEAEELSRLAQEKKLLFAVAYAYSGNAMVKHAREMIQRGEIGEIRVVMGEYAQDWLATRLEDTGNMQASWRTDPSQTGKSNCVGDIGSHIENTVSYITGLKLKSICASLDSFVPGRTLDDNAEILVRFDNGARGVFWASQVAVGHDNGLKIRIFGSKGSIEWEQENPNYLKVAYVGGPVQILSRGGGYMLPSAANVSRIPAGHPEGYYEAFANIYRNFATTLIKKKNGEDLSDADFPTVEDGLAGVRFIGKAVESSQKGSVWVDL, from the coding sequence ATGATTGAAGGCAAAGAAGTCTCCTCAGCGGGTCAGTTAAGATATGGCATGGTAGGCGGTGGCGAGGGATCTTTCATTGGCGACGTTCACAGAAAGGCAATAGCGATGGACGGTCTCGCACAACTTGTAGCTGGCTGCTTCTCGATTGATTACGAAGACACCATCAGGACTGCGAAAAAGCTTGGAGTTACTGACGACAGAGTATACAAAGACTACGAAGAAATGGCCGAAAGGGAGTCCTCCAGAGAAGACTGTATAGATTTCGTAAGCATATGCACTCCAAACGTCACTCATTATCCTATTGCAAAGAGGTTTCTTGAAGCAAATATAAATGTTGTTTGCGAGAAACCTCTTACTGTGGATGAGTCGGAAGCTGAGGAACTCTCAAGATTAGCTCAAGAGAAGAAGCTTCTCTTTGCTGTAGCATATGCCTACTCGGGAAACGCTATGGTCAAACACGCAAGAGAGATGATACAGAGAGGGGAAATCGGCGAGATTAGAGTCGTTATGGGAGAATATGCTCAGGACTGGCTGGCAACAAGGTTGGAAGATACTGGTAATATGCAGGCTTCCTGGAGAACAGATCCTTCTCAGACGGGAAAGTCGAACTGTGTCGGTGATATTGGCAGTCACATTGAAAACACTGTTTCTTATATTACGGGGTTGAAGCTCAAGTCCATCTGTGCCAGTCTGGACTCATTTGTTCCCGGAAGAACTTTGGATGACAACGCAGAGATTCTCGTCAGGTTCGACAACGGGGCTAGAGGAGTCTTCTGGGCATCACAGGTTGCAGTAGGACATGACAACGGCCTGAAGATAAGGATATTCGGAAGCAAAGGTTCAATCGAATGGGAACAGGAGAATCCAAACTACCTGAAGGTGGCATATGTAGGAGGGCCGGTTCAGATACTCTCAAGAGGCGGAGGTTACATGCTCCCGTCTGCGGCAAACGTCTCCAGAATACCTGCGGGACATCCAGAAGGTTACTACGAAGCTTTTGCGAACATATACAGGAATTTCGCAACGACTCTTATAAAAAAGAAAAATGGGGAAGATCTGTCTGACGCCGACTTCCCCACAGTAGAGGACGGTCTGGCAGGAGTTAGATTCATTGGAAAAGCAGTCGAGAGCTCCCAGAAGGGAAGCGTCTGGGTAGATCTGTAG
- a CDS encoding ABC transporter permease → MKERVGGKSDVIGLYHDGKSYNLVLQGNKSKEIEEAAKLILSGIQFDVWKSLEVEESDRVRLVPLITVFGFSFVVIISFVLGGMVIGFNIIEEKESGAMRALMVTPITKNELIFGRSVMGIVIPLFHALVATLIFDIPGIDYLKLIIVSAVSSIIGVVVGFLIGVVSSSQMSGIEKLKISGWLLLMPVMLVFILPEGAQWVSSGLLLAGHSWRYGIF, encoded by the coding sequence TTGAAAGAAAGAGTCGGAGGCAAGAGCGATGTTATCGGCCTATATCATGACGGAAAATCATATAACCTCGTTCTTCAAGGAAACAAATCGAAGGAAATCGAAGAAGCTGCGAAACTTATTTTGTCGGGAATTCAATTCGATGTATGGAAATCACTCGAAGTGGAGGAGAGCGATAGAGTAAGACTCGTTCCTCTGATTACGGTATTCGGTTTCAGCTTTGTAGTCATTATTTCTTTTGTTCTTGGTGGTATGGTTATCGGATTCAACATAATAGAAGAGAAAGAGTCCGGAGCTATGAGGGCTCTCATGGTAACTCCTATCACAAAGAACGAACTAATTTTTGGCAGAAGTGTCATGGGAATTGTGATACCTCTATTCCATGCGCTCGTTGCGACTTTGATATTCGATATCCCCGGCATCGACTATCTGAAGCTGATAATAGTTAGCGCTGTGAGCTCGATAATCGGAGTAGTTGTCGGCTTTCTCATCGGTGTAGTTTCATCCTCTCAGATGAGCGGCATTGAAAAGTTGAAGATCAGTGGCTGGCTATTGCTTATGCCTGTGATGCTAGTTTTCATACTTCCAGAGGGAGCGCAATGGGTTTCTTCTGGTCTCCTACTTGCTGGTCATTCGTGGCGTTACGGGATATTCTGA
- a CDS encoding substrate-binding domain-containing protein: protein MKRMLLVILMVGLLALTGLAAKTIGFSVSTLANPFFVTMKEGGEAKASELGLKLIVLDAQDKPETQFAQIQDLITRKVDVLIINPVDSDAIVSAVLEANAAGIPVITVTRPSNGGVVAQHLDIDNKEAGMLAAVAMAEALDGKGRVAILEGIPGAPSSVDRQAGFMDEMKKYPGIEVVASLTANYSREEGARVADDILQGNPVLDGIYAHNDEMALGAVRSAIAAGRLNEIKIVGIDATDDAIAAIKAGEMIATVQQQPYLQMEMAVIAAQRIINGASVEPKVIIPLKLITIDVLE, encoded by the coding sequence ATGAAACGAATGCTTTTGGTAATTTTGATGGTTGGATTGCTGGCACTAACTGGCCTTGCGGCCAAGACCATTGGATTCTCAGTTTCCACGCTGGCGAATCCCTTTTTCGTAACCATGAAAGAGGGTGGAGAGGCAAAGGCAAGTGAACTTGGGTTGAAACTGATCGTTCTAGACGCACAGGACAAACCGGAAACTCAATTCGCTCAGATTCAGGATCTAATAACGAGAAAGGTTGATGTACTTATCATCAATCCAGTTGATTCAGATGCAATAGTCTCGGCAGTTCTTGAAGCAAATGCAGCCGGAATCCCGGTAATTACAGTTACAAGACCTTCGAATGGAGGAGTTGTGGCGCAGCATCTTGATATTGATAATAAAGAAGCCGGAATGCTGGCCGCAGTCGCCATGGCAGAGGCTCTTGACGGAAAAGGCAGAGTTGCGATTCTTGAGGGAATTCCCGGTGCGCCCTCGTCAGTAGACAGGCAAGCCGGTTTCATGGACGAGATGAAGAAGTACCCCGGTATTGAAGTCGTCGCATCACTGACAGCAAATTACTCAAGGGAAGAAGGCGCGAGAGTCGCTGACGACATTCTACAGGGGAACCCTGTTCTGGATGGAATTTACGCCCACAATGACGAAATGGCTCTGGGTGCTGTAAGATCGGCGATTGCCGCAGGAAGGCTGAATGAAATCAAGATCGTCGGAATCGATGCGACTGACGATGCAATTGCTGCAATTAAGGCTGGAGAAATGATTGCAACAGTTCAGCAGCAGCCCTACCTGCAGATGGAAATGGCAGTGATTGCGGCTCAGAGAATCATCAACGGTGCAAGCGTCGAACCAAAGGTTATCATTCCATTGAAATTAATAACTATTGACGTTCTTGAGTAA
- a CDS encoding ABC transporter permease — protein sequence MEKNIEKTDRSAFWAKFLKLLKGELGLILILVILMVVFSVISPFFFNSRNLLNITRQVSITLIVAIGMTFVILTGEIDLSVGSSAALVGVATAAVLTATGSIFIAMIAGLAMGIGIGLTNGVLTVYGRVQSFIVTLAMMGIARGVALVWTGGKPISRLPVNFGIMGAGYLGPVPVSTIIAAGVFALAFFVLNKTKHGIYVKSIGANKEAARLSAIPVKKYRVLAFAISGLTSALGGILITSRLLSAQPNAAEGLEMNVIAAVILGGASLSGGVGTVLGTLLGAMVIGVIDNGMNLVGVSSFFQQIVKGVIILVAVLAKRSD from the coding sequence GAGAAAACGGATAGATCTGCGTTTTGGGCAAAATTTCTGAAGTTGCTCAAAGGAGAGTTGGGACTGATTCTAATTCTTGTGATCCTGATGGTAGTCTTCTCAGTGATATCTCCCTTCTTCTTCAATTCCAGAAATCTGCTCAATATAACCAGGCAGGTGTCGATAACCTTAATAGTCGCCATCGGAATGACCTTCGTCATCCTAACTGGAGAGATAGATCTTTCTGTAGGTTCTTCCGCAGCATTGGTAGGAGTTGCAACCGCAGCAGTTCTGACCGCTACGGGCTCAATATTTATTGCTATGATTGCGGGATTGGCTATGGGAATCGGTATAGGGCTTACAAATGGCGTTCTCACCGTCTACGGAAGAGTTCAATCCTTCATAGTAACGCTTGCAATGATGGGAATTGCGCGAGGAGTAGCGCTAGTGTGGACGGGAGGAAAACCAATATCTAGATTGCCGGTTAATTTCGGTATAATGGGCGCTGGTTATCTCGGTCCAGTGCCGGTATCAACGATTATTGCCGCCGGGGTCTTCGCTCTTGCCTTCTTTGTACTGAACAAAACCAAACATGGTATATATGTTAAATCGATCGGAGCTAACAAAGAAGCTGCCAGGTTATCAGCAATTCCTGTCAAGAAGTACAGGGTGCTTGCTTTCGCAATTTCCGGCCTCACGAGCGCCCTTGGTGGCATTCTCATAACTTCCAGATTGCTATCGGCGCAACCGAACGCTGCAGAAGGGCTTGAGATGAATGTCATCGCTGCGGTGATACTTGGCGGAGCCTCCCTTTCAGGAGGAGTGGGAACCGTGTTGGGCACACTCCTGGGAGCCATGGTAATAGGTGTTATTGATAATGGAATGAATCTAGTTGGAGTTTCATCGTTCTTTCAGCAAATCGTTAAAGGAGTCATAATACTCGTTGCCGTACTGGCAAAACGTAGTGATTAA